GACAAGCCGCTATCGCGAGGCCGGGGTCGACATCGATGCGGGCAACGCCTTCGCGCGCGCCATCCAGCCTCACGCCCGGTCGACCGCGCGGCCGGGTGCCGACGGCGCGCTCGGCGGTTTCGGCGGCGTGTTCGATCCGAAGGCGCTGGGTCTGAACGATCCTCTCCTCGTCGCCTCGACCGACGGCGTCGGCACCAAGCTGCGCCTCCTGATCGAGACCGGCCGCTGGACCACAGCGGGTATCGACCTCGTGGCCATGTGCGTCAACGATGTCGTCGCACAGGGCGCACAGCCTCTGTTCTTCCTCGACTATTACGCGACAGGCAAGCTCGACGTCACCGCAGCGACCGAGGTCGTCGCCGGCATCGCCGACGGCTGCCGCCAGGCCGGCTGCGCCCTGATCGGCGGCGAGACGGCCGAGATGCCCGGCCACTACGCGCCGGGCGACATCGACCTGGCCGGCTTCGTGGTCGGCGCCGTCGAACGGGCGGACCTGCTGCCGCGCGCCGATGTCACACCGGGCGACATGCTGATCGGCCTCGCGTCCAGCGGCGTGCACAGCAACGGCTTCTCGCTCGTCCGCAAGGTCCTGGCGGACGAGCGCGTGTCCCTCCAGGGCCCGGCTCCCTTCGCGACGGCGGACAGCTTCGCCGACGCGCTCCTGGCGCCGACCCGGATCTATGTCCGCGCCTGCATGGCCGCGATCGCGGCCGGCGGCGTCAAGGCGCTGGCGCACGTCACGGGCGGCGGCATCGCGGAGAACGTGCCGCGCGCCCTGCCCGACGACACGATAGCGGTGATCGACGCGCGCAGTTGGCCGCTGCCGCCGCTGTTCGCTTGGCTCGGCCGCGCGGGCGGCATCGACCGGGCGGAGCTGGCGCGGACCTTCAATGTCGGCATCGGCATGGTCCTGGTCGTGGCGCCGGACCGGGCCGACGCGGTGGCCGAGGCGCTCGCGGGCCTGGGCGAGACCGTCTACCGCCTGGGCACGGTCGAGGCCGGCAGCGGCAAGGCGTCCGTGCGGCTCGAGCATCTGGAGGCGGCATGGGCCGACGGCGAACCGCAGTCCTGATCTCCGGGCGCGGCTCCAACCTGCAGGCCCTGCTCGACGCGACACGCGCGCCGGACCATCCGGCCGAGATCGTGCGGGTGATCAGCAACCGGGCCGGCGCGTTCGGCCTCGAACGTGCCGCGCAGGCGGGCGTGGCGACCAGCGTCGTCGCCCATCGCGACTATCCCGACCGGCCGAGCTTCGAACGTGCCCTGCAGGAACGCCTGCTCGCCGACGGCGTCGAGCTGGTCTGCCTCGCCGGCTTCATGCGGGTGCTGACGCCCTATTTCGTGGACGCGTGGCGCGACCGGCTGATCAACATTCATCCGTCGCTGCTGCCTGCGTTTCCCGGGCTCGACACCCATGCCCGCGCCCTCGCGGCCGGCGTCCGCTTCACGGGATGCACGGTCCATTTCGTCCGGACCGAGGTCGATCTCGGCCCGATCATCGTCCAGGCCGCCGTGCCGGTCCTGGAGGGGGACGACCCGGAACGCCTGGCCGCGCGTGTGCTCGAGGCCGAGCACCGCTGCTACCCGATCGGGCTGCGCCTGGTCGCGGGCGGACAGGCGCGCATCGAGGGCGAGCGGGTCGTGATCGCCGGCGGGGCGCACCCTCCCGGCATCACGATCCACCCCGACCTCTGATCAGCCGACGATCTCGCTGCCCCGGAAGAAATAGGCGATCTCGACGGCGGCGTTCTCCTCGGAGTCCGAGCCGTGCGCCGAGTTGGCCTCGATGCTCTCCGCGAACTGCTTGCGGATCGTGCCCTCGGCTGCCTTGCTCGGGTCCGTGGCGCCCATGACCTCGCGATACTTGGCGATGGCGTCCTCGCCCTCCAGGACCTGGAGGACCACCGGGCCCGAGGTCATGAAGCCGACCAGCGACTGGAAGAAGGGCCG
Above is a genomic segment from Geminicoccaceae bacterium SCSIO 64248 containing:
- the ndk gene encoding nucleoside-diphosphate kinase, which translates into the protein MAIQRTLSIIKPDATRRNLTGAINALIEEAGLRIVAQRRAQLSQKEAETFYAVHKERPFFQSLVGFMTSGPVVLQVLEGEDAIAKYREVMGATDPSKAAEGTIRKQFAESIEANSAHGSDSEENAAVEIAYFFRGSEIVG
- the purN gene encoding phosphoribosylglycinamide formyltransferase, which encodes MGRRRTAVLISGRGSNLQALLDATRAPDHPAEIVRVISNRAGAFGLERAAQAGVATSVVAHRDYPDRPSFERALQERLLADGVELVCLAGFMRVLTPYFVDAWRDRLINIHPSLLPAFPGLDTHARALAAGVRFTGCTVHFVRTEVDLGPIIVQAAVPVLEGDDPERLAARVLEAEHRCYPIGLRLVAGGQARIEGERVVIAGGAHPPGITIHPDL
- the purM gene encoding phosphoribosylformylglycinamidine cyclo-ligase, whose translation is MSNLTRPTSRYREAGVDIDAGNAFARAIQPHARSTARPGADGALGGFGGVFDPKALGLNDPLLVASTDGVGTKLRLLIETGRWTTAGIDLVAMCVNDVVAQGAQPLFFLDYYATGKLDVTAATEVVAGIADGCRQAGCALIGGETAEMPGHYAPGDIDLAGFVVGAVERADLLPRADVTPGDMLIGLASSGVHSNGFSLVRKVLADERVSLQGPAPFATADSFADALLAPTRIYVRACMAAIAAGGVKALAHVTGGGIAENVPRALPDDTIAVIDARSWPLPPLFAWLGRAGGIDRAELARTFNVGIGMVLVVAPDRADAVAEALAGLGETVYRLGTVEAGSGKASVRLEHLEAAWADGEPQS